One genomic segment of Streptomyces niveus includes these proteins:
- a CDS encoding FAD binding domain-containing protein, with protein MTTHAPQTAQSVTLPVSLDEAVAALSAMPAAVPVAGGTDLMAAVNKGLLRPAGLVGLGRISELRGWHYQDGHALLGTGLTHARMGRPDFAALIPALAASSRAAGPPQIRNAGTLGGNIATAAPTGDSLPVLAALEADLVIAGPDGARREIPVSHLLAGREMLAPAELIGFVRVPLLHAPQVYLKATGRTGPGRATASVAVVLDPARRGVRCAVGAIAPMPLRPLEAERWIASLIDWDADRGLAPEALAAFGEYVAAACIPDPAPEADGSEPPALPPAVLHLRRTVATLARRALGRALP; from the coding sequence GCCGTGCCCGTCGCGGGTGGCACCGATCTGATGGCCGCCGTCAACAAGGGACTGCTCAGGCCGGCCGGCCTGGTCGGACTCGGCCGGATCAGCGAACTGCGCGGCTGGCACTACCAGGACGGACACGCCCTGCTGGGCACCGGACTCACCCACGCGCGCATGGGACGGCCCGACTTCGCCGCCCTCATCCCCGCGCTCGCCGCGTCCTCGCGCGCCGCGGGCCCGCCCCAGATCCGTAACGCGGGCACGCTCGGCGGCAACATCGCCACCGCGGCCCCCACCGGCGACTCACTGCCCGTCCTGGCGGCCCTGGAGGCGGACCTCGTCATCGCGGGCCCCGACGGCGCGCGCCGTGAGATCCCCGTCTCCCATCTGCTGGCGGGCCGCGAGATGCTGGCGCCCGCCGAACTCATCGGCTTCGTGCGCGTACCGCTGCTGCACGCCCCGCAGGTCTACCTCAAGGCGACCGGCCGCACCGGCCCCGGCCGGGCCACCGCTTCCGTCGCCGTCGTGCTCGACCCGGCGCGCCGCGGCGTGCGCTGCGCGGTCGGCGCGATCGCGCCGATGCCGCTGCGCCCGCTGGAGGCCGAGCGCTGGATCGCCTCGCTGATCGACTGGGACGCGGACAGGGGGCTGGCGCCGGAGGCGCTGGCGGCCTTCGGGGAGTACGTCGCCGCGGCCTGTATCCCCGACCCGGCCCCGGAGGCGGACGGGAGCGAGCCGCCCGCCCTGCCGCCCGCCGTACTGCACCTGAGGCGTACCGTCGCCACGCTGGCTCGACGAGCACTGGGGAGGGCGCTGCCGTGA